The following coding sequences lie in one Apium graveolens cultivar Ventura chromosome 3, ASM990537v1, whole genome shotgun sequence genomic window:
- the LOC141713616 gene encoding RAF-like serine/threonine-protein kinase 20 isoform X1, protein MAFDQNSIPINLRPLNTTRTVVDDCRIAPPVTTTNGRNIEGFYAANPSRDHPGSPSGVPVYYPATVSDSGFVALGYGNATGVGGGWVQRMPPPPSAVIGAPVVASPAVVAAPVVVPTGGYGSSPKVGNRAGGSNSDQASDDGRDDSVSGKKVKFLCSYGGKIMPRPNDGVLRYVGGETKIISLRRNVSFNELVQRMTDSYGQNVVIKYQLPDEDLDALVTLSSPDDLVNMLEEYERLVERSPDGSAKLRVFLFSPTEGDSSAAVQMGISKGNGQRYIEAVNGIVGGTIDGITRRESMTSATSTQNSDFSGTEAIDGTSHGQVDFVGTPSTGGVSPKNNFIVSQEVAPRLVYVDPNLPMHVEAATAPVGIQMVSSHPPVLSTQPISVVQPQLQPQQQQQVGYQTRAPYFQGYVDPQQEVLNRPEYVQYPSQMGFPPQMLGAVRPVFPQQQYHNNVANITPHPQFIPAVHMSMTPSNYANLRPTAVQPIIQSQQVQMERFPEENQYVQRPIQLPGDQNFNAYHAQVSQAPIMPGGFGWHQAPQADQYPFSDGSAPQQQATLAEKLPRFEECYMCQKALPHAHSDTVAQGQRESPTTTSDFSTGFHSLQTDDKIRGQPLSSAALTGRMGEDIVENHFTGAPVTSLGYLDHGGRNPAYVGVAIPQYVDDKASFERENNHNHLQASLPQCVVGGSQSPDGVFVGTAPQLYQVNISQQRALSREHNAKQDVLYNTAVSVASAVDTSSQTSDHLVNESPRENSSKLPGPVSKEGALESSPIYDQLRQIDGRLENLGVRPSEVVIDNEQVMPPADNSNQEDAMDGRAHQIANREPYVENAFSNPLIDLDAKCYKQNEIHYCPASEVPCSHDEVPSSYEVAQPPLLGIDPVQVIERPPPNGELKNDTSQFNPNIASDVEAIRIDGNSQSYISPADRIGDVQDNSSNSLFSSQDPWNLRHDTHFPPPRPNKILTRKEAQNRDPFGENRFGNIGESPSGNILGFTSELLPDDGVQTGKGSEEDHIKQELQAVAEGVAASVLHTSIPSVSAPEANQDGIVQNNDVEFLHSNKVEDTKSKLSEKANLGFPVSDGIGRLQIIKNSDLEELRELGSGTFGTVYHGKWRGSDVAIKRINDRCFAGKPSEQERMRDDFWNEAIKLADLHHPNVVAFYGVVLDGPGGSVATVTEYMVNGSLRTALLKNEKNLDKRKRLLIAMDAAFGMEYLHGKNIVHFDLKSDNLLVNLRDPHRPICKVGDLGLSKVKCQTLISGGVRGTLPWMAPELLNGSSSLVSEKVDVFSFGIVLWELLTGEEPYQDLHYGAIIGGIVSNSLRPPVPEFCDPEWRSLMERCWSAEPSERPNFTEVANQLRTMASKVPQKVQAQQQLSSTQPQVKG, encoded by the exons ATGGCTTTTGATCAGAACTCAATTCCGATCAATTTACGCCCTTTAAATACAACTAGAACTGTTGTTGATGATTGTCGCATTGCCCCTCCTGTTACGACAACTAATGGTAGAAATATTGAGGGGTTTTATGCTGCCAATCCGTCGAGAGACCACCCCGGTAGCCCTTCTGGTGTTCCGGTTTATTATCCTGCTACGGTTTCTGATTCCGGGTTTGTAGCTTTAGGATATGGGAATGCTACTGGGGTTGGAGGCGGTTGGGTGCAACGTATGCCACCCCCGCCTTCTGCTGTTATTGGGGCTCCTGTTGTTGCTTCGCCAGCTGTTGTTGCAGCTCCGGTTGTTGTTCCAACGGGTGGTTATGGTAGTAGCCCCAAAGTTGGAAATAGGGCTGGTGGTAGTAATTCTGATCAGGCTAGTGATGACGGTAGGGATGATTCAGTTTCGGGGAAAAAGGTTAAATTTTTATGTAGTTATGGAGGAAAGATTATGCCGAGGCCTAATGATGGGGTGTTGAGATATGTTGGCGGTGAGACTAAGATTATTAGTTTGAGAAGAAACGTGAGCTTTAATGAGTTGGTTCAGAGAATGACTGATTCGTATGGGCAAAATGTTGTTATTAAGTATCAGTTGCCGGACGAGGATCTTGATGCTCTTGTAACATTATCATCTCCTGATGATCTAGTGAATATGTTGGAGGAATATGAGAGACTGGTTGAAAGGTCTCCAGATGGATCAGCTAAGTTAAGAGTATTTTTGTTTTCACCTACCGAGGGTGATTCTTCTGCAGCTGTTCAAATGGGGATTTCTAAAGGTAACGGTCAGAGATATATTGAGGCAGTAAATGGTATTGTAGGTGGAACTATTGATGGTATTACGAGAAGGGAGAGTATGACTAGTGCTACTTCTACGCAGAATTCAGATTTCAGCGGGACTGAGGCTATTGACGGCACTAGTCATGGGCAAGTGGATTTTGTTGGTACTCCATCTACTGGAGGGGTATCACCTAAAAATAATTTCATTGTCTCTCAAGAAGTTGCGCCTAGACTGGTTTACGTGGACCCTAACCTGCCAATGCATGTTGAAGCTGCTACTGCTCCAGTCGGTATTCAAATGGTTAGTTCACATCCTCCAGTTTTATCTACTCAGCCTATTTCTGTTGTACAGCCACAACTACAACCACAGCAACAGCAGCAAGTGGGATATCAAACACGTGCACCCTACTTTCAGGGCTATGTGGATCCTCAACAAGAAGTGTTAAACCGTCCCGAGTATGTACAATATCCTTCTCAGATGGGATTTCCTCCTCAGATGTTGGGGGCAGTTAGGCCTGTGTTCCCTCAACAGCAGTATCACAATAACGTTGCCAACATTACCCCCCATCCACAGTTCATTCCTGCTGTGCACATGTCAATGACTCCTTCCAACTATGCCAACCTCAGGCCAACCGCTGTGCAGCCAATTATTCAATCTCAACAAGTTCAAATGGAACGTTTCCCAGAGGAGAACCAGTATGTGCAAAGACCTATCCAACTTCCTGGTGATCAGAACTTTAATGCCTATCATGCACAAGTCTCCCAGGCCCCCATTATGCCAGGGGGTTTTGGTTGGCATCAAGCTCCACAGGCAGATCAATATCCCTTTTCTGATGGTTCGGCACCTCAGCAACAGGCTACTTTGGCTGAGAAATTGCCTAGATTTGAGGAGTGTTATATGTGTCAGAAAGCTTTACCTCACGCACATTCAGATACAGTAGCACAAGGTCAGAGAGAGAGTCCTACAACGACATCTGACTTCAGCACGGGTTTTCACAGTCTCCAAACAGACGATAAGATTAGAGGCCAACCTTTAAGCAGTGCTGCTCTAACTGGGCGCATGGGTGAAGATATCGTTGAAAATCATTTTACTGGGGCACCTGTAACTTCCTTAGGCTATCTGGACCATGGAGGTAGGAATCCAGCATATGTAGGAGTTGCAATACCTCAATATGTTGATGATAAAGCTTCTTTTGAAAGAGAAAACAATCACAATCATCTTCAGGCATCTCTTCCACAGTGTGTAGTGGGTGGTTCACAGTCTCCTGATGGTGTATTCGTGGGAACTGCTCCCCAGTTGTACCAGGTAAATATCTCCCAGCAGCGTGCACTATCAAGGGAGCATAATGCTAAACAAGATGTGTTATATAACACAGCAGTTAGTGTAGCTTCTGCTGTGGATACTTCTTCTCAAACTTCTGATCATTTGGTTAATGAATCTCCCCGAGAGAATTCAAGTAAGTTGCCTGGCCCTGTTTCTAAAGAAGGTGCACTAGAGTCCTCTCCCATATATGATCAACTCAGACAAATTGACGGTAGATTGGAAAATCTTGGCGTGCGCCCCTCAGAAGTTGTTATCGATAATGAGCAAGTGATGCCGCCTGCTGATAATTCCAATCAGGAAGATGCCATGGATGGTAGGGCACATCAGATTGCTAATAGGGAACCCTATGTAGAGAATGCTTTTAGCAATCCCCTGATCGATCTTGATGCAAAATGTTACAAACAGAATGAGATACACTACTGTCCAGCTAGTGAAGTGCCTTGCTCGCATGATGAAGTTCCCAGCTCTTATGAAGTGGCACAACCTCCTCTATTAG GGATTGATCCAGTTCAGGTGATAGAAAGACCCCCACCTAATGGTGAATTAAAGAATGATACTTCACAATTCAATCCAAACATTGCTAGTGATGTCGAAGCCATCCGTATTGATGGGAACAGTCAATCTTATATATCACCAGCTGACAGGATTGGAGATGTGCAGGACAACTCCTCAAACTCTCTTTTTAGTAGCCAAGATCCATGGAATCTACGGCATGACACTCATTTCCCACCACCTAGACCAAACAAAATCCTTACAAGAAAAGAGGCCCAAAATAGAGATCCTTTTGGCGAGAATCGATTTGGCAATATTGGAGAATCACCATCAGGAAATATTTTGGGCTTTACATCTGAGTTGCTACCAGATGATGGAGTTCAGACTGGCAAAG GTTCAGAGGAGGATCATATCAAGCAGGAACTTCAGGCTGTTGCAGAGGGTGTAGCTGCTTCTGTTCTTCATACATCTATACCCTCTGTGTCTGCTCCTGAAGCCAACCAAGATGGCATAGTTCAGAATAATGATGTGGAATTTCTGCATTCAAATAAAGTAGAG GACACGAAATCAAAACTATCAGAGAAGGCAAATCTTGGATTTCCTGTATCAGATGGAATCGGTCGCTTGCAG ATTATAAAAAATAGCGACCTCGAAGAGCTTCGGGAACTAGGTTCCGGAACTTTTGGTACAGTTTACCATGGTAAATGGAGAGGGTCGGATGTTGCAATTAAACGGATTAATGATAGGTGTTTTGCTGGAAAGCCTTCAGAACAAGAACGCATG AGAGATGACTTCTGGAATGAGGCAATCAAGCTCGCAGACCTGCATCATCCAAATGTTGtggcattttatggtgtagtgctTGATGGTCCTGGTGGCTCTGTGGCAACTGTGACAGAATACATGGTCAACGGTTCTTTAAGAACTGCGCTCCTGAAGAACGAGAA GAACCTTGATAAGCGGAAACGTCTGTTGATTGCTATGGATGCTGCATTTGGAATGGAGTACTTGCATGGAAAAAATATAGTACATTTTGACCTAAAAAGTGACAACTTGCTTGTCAATCTTCGTGATCCGCACAGGCCAATATGCAAG GTTGGTGATTTGGGGCTCTCCAAGGTAAAATGCCAGACACTAATCTCAGGTGGGGTACGAGGAACACTTCCTTGGATGGCGCCAGAGCTTCTAAATGGTAGCAGTAGCCTTGTGTCTGAGAAG GTTGATGTTTTCTCATTTGGCATCGTGTTGTGGGAACTTCTCACTGGAGAAGAGCCATATCAAGACCTGCATTATGGAGCTATTATTG gTGGCATTGTGAGCAACAGTCTGCGACCCCCAGTACCAGAATTTTGTGACCCAGAGTGGAGATCACTCATGGAAAGATGCTGGTCTGCGGAGCCTTCGGAAAGACCGAACTTCACGGAAGTAGCAAACCAGTTACGCACTATGGCGTCCAAGGTTCCTCAGAAAGTTCAAGCCCAGCAACAACTTTCCTCTACTCAACCCCAAGTTAAAGGTTAA
- the LOC141713616 gene encoding RAF-like serine/threonine-protein kinase 20 isoform X2, which produces MAFDQNSIPINLRPLNTTRTVVDDCRIAPPVTTTNGRNIEGFYAANPSRDHPGSPSGVPVYYPATVSDSGFVALGYGNATGVGGGWVQRMPPPPSAVIGAPVVASPAVVAAPVVVPTGGYGSSPKVGNRAGGSNSDQASDDGRDDSVSGKKVKFLCSYGGKIMPRPNDGVLRYVGGETKIISLRRNVSFNELVQRMTDSYGQNVVIKYQLPDEDLDALVTLSSPDDLVNMLEEYERLVERSPDGSAKLRVFLFSPTEGDSSAAVQMGISKGNGQRYIEAVNGIVGGTIDGITRRESMTSATSTQNSDFSGTEAIDGTSHGQVDFVGTPSTGGVSPKNNFIVSQEVAPRLVYVDPNLPMHVEAATAPVGIQMVSSHPPVLSTQPISVVQPQLQPQQQQQVGYQTRAPYFQGYVDPQQEVLNRPEYVQYPSQMGFPPQMLGAVRPVFPQQQYHNNVANITPHPQFIPAVHMSMTPSNYANLRPTAVQPIIQSQQVQMERFPEENQYVQRPIQLPGDQNFNAYHAQVSQAPIMPGGFGWHQAPQADQYPFSDGSAPQQQATLAEKLPRFEECYMCQKALPHAHSDTVAQGQRESPTTTSDFSTGFHSLQTDDKIRGQPLSSAALTGRMGEDIVENHFTGAPVTSLGYLDHGGRNPAYVGVAIPQYVDDKASFERENNHNHLQASLPQCVVGGSQSPDGVFVGTAPQLYQVNISQQRALSREHNAKQDVLYNTAVSVASAVDTSSQTSDHLVNESPRENSSKLPGPVSKEGALESSPIYDQLRQIDGRLENLGVRPSEVVIDNEQVMPPADNSNQEDAMDGRAHQIANREPYVENAFSNPLIDLDAKCYKQNEIHYCPASEVPCSHDEVPSSYEVAQPPLLGIDPVQVIERPPPNGELKNDTSQFNPNIASDVEAIRIDGNSQSYISPADRIGDVQDNSSNSLFSSQDPWNLRHDTHFPPPRPNKILTRKEAQNRDPFGENRFGNIGESPSGNILGFTSELLPDDGVQTGKEEDHIKQELQAVAEGVAASVLHTSIPSVSAPEANQDGIVQNNDVEFLHSNKVEDTKSKLSEKANLGFPVSDGIGRLQIIKNSDLEELRELGSGTFGTVYHGKWRGSDVAIKRINDRCFAGKPSEQERMRDDFWNEAIKLADLHHPNVVAFYGVVLDGPGGSVATVTEYMVNGSLRTALLKNEKNLDKRKRLLIAMDAAFGMEYLHGKNIVHFDLKSDNLLVNLRDPHRPICKVGDLGLSKVKCQTLISGGVRGTLPWMAPELLNGSSSLVSEKVDVFSFGIVLWELLTGEEPYQDLHYGAIIGGIVSNSLRPPVPEFCDPEWRSLMERCWSAEPSERPNFTEVANQLRTMASKVPQKVQAQQQLSSTQPQVKG; this is translated from the exons ATGGCTTTTGATCAGAACTCAATTCCGATCAATTTACGCCCTTTAAATACAACTAGAACTGTTGTTGATGATTGTCGCATTGCCCCTCCTGTTACGACAACTAATGGTAGAAATATTGAGGGGTTTTATGCTGCCAATCCGTCGAGAGACCACCCCGGTAGCCCTTCTGGTGTTCCGGTTTATTATCCTGCTACGGTTTCTGATTCCGGGTTTGTAGCTTTAGGATATGGGAATGCTACTGGGGTTGGAGGCGGTTGGGTGCAACGTATGCCACCCCCGCCTTCTGCTGTTATTGGGGCTCCTGTTGTTGCTTCGCCAGCTGTTGTTGCAGCTCCGGTTGTTGTTCCAACGGGTGGTTATGGTAGTAGCCCCAAAGTTGGAAATAGGGCTGGTGGTAGTAATTCTGATCAGGCTAGTGATGACGGTAGGGATGATTCAGTTTCGGGGAAAAAGGTTAAATTTTTATGTAGTTATGGAGGAAAGATTATGCCGAGGCCTAATGATGGGGTGTTGAGATATGTTGGCGGTGAGACTAAGATTATTAGTTTGAGAAGAAACGTGAGCTTTAATGAGTTGGTTCAGAGAATGACTGATTCGTATGGGCAAAATGTTGTTATTAAGTATCAGTTGCCGGACGAGGATCTTGATGCTCTTGTAACATTATCATCTCCTGATGATCTAGTGAATATGTTGGAGGAATATGAGAGACTGGTTGAAAGGTCTCCAGATGGATCAGCTAAGTTAAGAGTATTTTTGTTTTCACCTACCGAGGGTGATTCTTCTGCAGCTGTTCAAATGGGGATTTCTAAAGGTAACGGTCAGAGATATATTGAGGCAGTAAATGGTATTGTAGGTGGAACTATTGATGGTATTACGAGAAGGGAGAGTATGACTAGTGCTACTTCTACGCAGAATTCAGATTTCAGCGGGACTGAGGCTATTGACGGCACTAGTCATGGGCAAGTGGATTTTGTTGGTACTCCATCTACTGGAGGGGTATCACCTAAAAATAATTTCATTGTCTCTCAAGAAGTTGCGCCTAGACTGGTTTACGTGGACCCTAACCTGCCAATGCATGTTGAAGCTGCTACTGCTCCAGTCGGTATTCAAATGGTTAGTTCACATCCTCCAGTTTTATCTACTCAGCCTATTTCTGTTGTACAGCCACAACTACAACCACAGCAACAGCAGCAAGTGGGATATCAAACACGTGCACCCTACTTTCAGGGCTATGTGGATCCTCAACAAGAAGTGTTAAACCGTCCCGAGTATGTACAATATCCTTCTCAGATGGGATTTCCTCCTCAGATGTTGGGGGCAGTTAGGCCTGTGTTCCCTCAACAGCAGTATCACAATAACGTTGCCAACATTACCCCCCATCCACAGTTCATTCCTGCTGTGCACATGTCAATGACTCCTTCCAACTATGCCAACCTCAGGCCAACCGCTGTGCAGCCAATTATTCAATCTCAACAAGTTCAAATGGAACGTTTCCCAGAGGAGAACCAGTATGTGCAAAGACCTATCCAACTTCCTGGTGATCAGAACTTTAATGCCTATCATGCACAAGTCTCCCAGGCCCCCATTATGCCAGGGGGTTTTGGTTGGCATCAAGCTCCACAGGCAGATCAATATCCCTTTTCTGATGGTTCGGCACCTCAGCAACAGGCTACTTTGGCTGAGAAATTGCCTAGATTTGAGGAGTGTTATATGTGTCAGAAAGCTTTACCTCACGCACATTCAGATACAGTAGCACAAGGTCAGAGAGAGAGTCCTACAACGACATCTGACTTCAGCACGGGTTTTCACAGTCTCCAAACAGACGATAAGATTAGAGGCCAACCTTTAAGCAGTGCTGCTCTAACTGGGCGCATGGGTGAAGATATCGTTGAAAATCATTTTACTGGGGCACCTGTAACTTCCTTAGGCTATCTGGACCATGGAGGTAGGAATCCAGCATATGTAGGAGTTGCAATACCTCAATATGTTGATGATAAAGCTTCTTTTGAAAGAGAAAACAATCACAATCATCTTCAGGCATCTCTTCCACAGTGTGTAGTGGGTGGTTCACAGTCTCCTGATGGTGTATTCGTGGGAACTGCTCCCCAGTTGTACCAGGTAAATATCTCCCAGCAGCGTGCACTATCAAGGGAGCATAATGCTAAACAAGATGTGTTATATAACACAGCAGTTAGTGTAGCTTCTGCTGTGGATACTTCTTCTCAAACTTCTGATCATTTGGTTAATGAATCTCCCCGAGAGAATTCAAGTAAGTTGCCTGGCCCTGTTTCTAAAGAAGGTGCACTAGAGTCCTCTCCCATATATGATCAACTCAGACAAATTGACGGTAGATTGGAAAATCTTGGCGTGCGCCCCTCAGAAGTTGTTATCGATAATGAGCAAGTGATGCCGCCTGCTGATAATTCCAATCAGGAAGATGCCATGGATGGTAGGGCACATCAGATTGCTAATAGGGAACCCTATGTAGAGAATGCTTTTAGCAATCCCCTGATCGATCTTGATGCAAAATGTTACAAACAGAATGAGATACACTACTGTCCAGCTAGTGAAGTGCCTTGCTCGCATGATGAAGTTCCCAGCTCTTATGAAGTGGCACAACCTCCTCTATTAG GGATTGATCCAGTTCAGGTGATAGAAAGACCCCCACCTAATGGTGAATTAAAGAATGATACTTCACAATTCAATCCAAACATTGCTAGTGATGTCGAAGCCATCCGTATTGATGGGAACAGTCAATCTTATATATCACCAGCTGACAGGATTGGAGATGTGCAGGACAACTCCTCAAACTCTCTTTTTAGTAGCCAAGATCCATGGAATCTACGGCATGACACTCATTTCCCACCACCTAGACCAAACAAAATCCTTACAAGAAAAGAGGCCCAAAATAGAGATCCTTTTGGCGAGAATCGATTTGGCAATATTGGAGAATCACCATCAGGAAATATTTTGGGCTTTACATCTGAGTTGCTACCAGATGATGGAGTTCAGACTGGCAAAG AGGAGGATCATATCAAGCAGGAACTTCAGGCTGTTGCAGAGGGTGTAGCTGCTTCTGTTCTTCATACATCTATACCCTCTGTGTCTGCTCCTGAAGCCAACCAAGATGGCATAGTTCAGAATAATGATGTGGAATTTCTGCATTCAAATAAAGTAGAG GACACGAAATCAAAACTATCAGAGAAGGCAAATCTTGGATTTCCTGTATCAGATGGAATCGGTCGCTTGCAG ATTATAAAAAATAGCGACCTCGAAGAGCTTCGGGAACTAGGTTCCGGAACTTTTGGTACAGTTTACCATGGTAAATGGAGAGGGTCGGATGTTGCAATTAAACGGATTAATGATAGGTGTTTTGCTGGAAAGCCTTCAGAACAAGAACGCATG AGAGATGACTTCTGGAATGAGGCAATCAAGCTCGCAGACCTGCATCATCCAAATGTTGtggcattttatggtgtagtgctTGATGGTCCTGGTGGCTCTGTGGCAACTGTGACAGAATACATGGTCAACGGTTCTTTAAGAACTGCGCTCCTGAAGAACGAGAA GAACCTTGATAAGCGGAAACGTCTGTTGATTGCTATGGATGCTGCATTTGGAATGGAGTACTTGCATGGAAAAAATATAGTACATTTTGACCTAAAAAGTGACAACTTGCTTGTCAATCTTCGTGATCCGCACAGGCCAATATGCAAG GTTGGTGATTTGGGGCTCTCCAAGGTAAAATGCCAGACACTAATCTCAGGTGGGGTACGAGGAACACTTCCTTGGATGGCGCCAGAGCTTCTAAATGGTAGCAGTAGCCTTGTGTCTGAGAAG GTTGATGTTTTCTCATTTGGCATCGTGTTGTGGGAACTTCTCACTGGAGAAGAGCCATATCAAGACCTGCATTATGGAGCTATTATTG gTGGCATTGTGAGCAACAGTCTGCGACCCCCAGTACCAGAATTTTGTGACCCAGAGTGGAGATCACTCATGGAAAGATGCTGGTCTGCGGAGCCTTCGGAAAGACCGAACTTCACGGAAGTAGCAAACCAGTTACGCACTATGGCGTCCAAGGTTCCTCAGAAAGTTCAAGCCCAGCAACAACTTTCCTCTACTCAACCCCAAGTTAAAGGTTAA